The Vicinamibacteria bacterium genome has a window encoding:
- the glp gene encoding gephyrin-like molybdotransferase Glp, with protein MIPVEQALRIVLDRAKPLSTEEIDFGQATGRLLREDVVSDVDMPPFPRSAVDGYAVRAKDVRQIPARLDVVGTIPAGTFPTFRVEAGQAASIMTGAPVPEGADAVQMVEHCRFDRDRVEVLIAVDEGQNVAPRGSEVRLGDVVLKEGTRLDPAAVAVAATVGKTTLVVGRKPRVAVAATGNELVHPSHKPAPGQIRNSNGFSLLAQCAAAGIEASYLGVALDTESSLDEVITKGLDADVLMLSGGVSMGRFDLVEDVLARHRVRIHVDAVALKPGKPLVFGTTDEGRLVFGLPGNPVSTMVTFELFVRPALARLEGAANPVRPLFRAKLLTELVNRGNRRAYLPGWISVDDEGQSIARPIPTRGSGDIVAFSKSNALLIVPEDRERLEAGEPVRYYALDSSLLKEDRWRNAG; from the coding sequence GTGATTCCCGTCGAGCAAGCGCTTCGCATCGTTCTCGATCGGGCCAAGCCACTTTCCACTGAAGAGATCGACTTCGGCCAAGCGACCGGACGCCTTCTCCGCGAGGACGTCGTCTCCGACGTCGACATGCCTCCGTTCCCCCGCTCGGCAGTCGATGGCTATGCGGTCCGCGCGAAAGACGTCCGCCAGATCCCCGCTCGGCTCGACGTCGTCGGCACCATACCCGCCGGCACCTTCCCCACCTTTCGCGTCGAAGCGGGTCAGGCGGCATCGATCATGACCGGTGCCCCAGTACCGGAAGGCGCTGACGCCGTGCAGATGGTCGAGCATTGCCGCTTCGACCGAGACCGCGTCGAGGTGCTGATCGCGGTCGACGAAGGCCAGAACGTCGCCCCTCGGGGAAGCGAGGTTCGCCTCGGAGACGTTGTCCTCAAGGAAGGGACGAGGCTCGACCCCGCGGCGGTCGCGGTCGCGGCGACGGTGGGCAAGACGACGCTCGTCGTGGGTCGCAAACCCCGGGTCGCGGTGGCAGCAACCGGCAACGAGCTCGTCCATCCATCCCATAAACCCGCACCGGGACAGATCCGAAACAGCAACGGGTTTTCTCTGCTGGCCCAGTGCGCTGCGGCGGGCATCGAAGCAAGCTACCTCGGTGTCGCGCTCGACACCGAATCGTCGCTCGATGAGGTCATCACCAAGGGTCTCGACGCCGACGTTCTGATGCTTTCCGGTGGGGTCTCGATGGGGCGCTTCGATCTCGTAGAGGACGTACTCGCTCGACATCGCGTGCGCATCCACGTGGACGCGGTGGCGCTCAAACCGGGAAAGCCCCTCGTTTTCGGAACCACCGATGAGGGTCGGCTCGTTTTCGGACTTCCGGGAAACCCGGTATCCACCATGGTGACGTTCGAGCTCTTCGTCCGTCCCGCCTTGGCACGGCTCGAGGGGGCGGCAAACCCGGTACGCCCGCTGTTTCGGGCGAAGCTTCTGACCGAGCTCGTGAACCGCGGAAATCGGCGCGCGTATCTTCCCGGGTGGATCTCGGTCGACGACGAGGGGCAGAGCATCGCCCGTCCGATCCCCACGCGAGGCTCGGGCGACATCGTCGCTTTCTCGAAATCGAATGCCCTTCTCATCGTGCCCGAAGACCGGGAACGACTCGAAGCGGGAGAGCCGGTGCGTTATTACGCCCT
- the lpxD gene encoding UDP-3-O-(3-hydroxymyristoyl)glucosamine N-acyltransferase, whose amino-acid sequence MSTNASFRLDALCARLHGELVGDGAIEITGLSSLADAGPGDLSLFADPRYRKELANTKASAIVARERIPHPPIAQVLVKDPLLALIDLVELFHQPTSFGSGVHALASVSPSTRLGEGVTVGPFAVIGEDVTIGARTVVHPGAYLGPSVSVGDDSLIWTNAVIRDGCRLGDRVIIHPGAVIGADGFGFARRDGKFHKIRHVGIVVIEDDVEIGANATIDRATLGQTRIERGVKIDNLVHIAHNVHIGEDSAMAAQVGISGSTVVGKRVLMGGQSGLVDHLTIGEDAVLIAQSGVIGDVPAGATVSGYPARHHREVLKSTAELRGLEKLRKRVRELEKEILALRQGR is encoded by the coding sequence GTGAGTACGAACGCGTCCTTTCGCCTCGATGCGCTTTGCGCGCGGCTTCACGGCGAGCTCGTGGGAGACGGCGCCATCGAGATCACCGGGCTCAGCTCGCTCGCCGATGCCGGCCCCGGGGATCTGAGTTTGTTCGCCGACCCTCGTTACCGCAAGGAGCTCGCGAACACGAAGGCCTCGGCGATCGTAGCCAGGGAGCGAATCCCCCACCCGCCGATCGCGCAGGTGCTGGTGAAGGACCCCTTGCTCGCGCTCATCGATCTCGTGGAACTGTTTCATCAACCCACGAGCTTCGGGTCGGGTGTGCACGCGCTTGCTTCGGTCTCGCCCTCGACTCGACTCGGCGAAGGCGTGACCGTAGGTCCGTTCGCCGTCATCGGTGAGGACGTCACGATCGGGGCGCGCACGGTCGTGCACCCTGGTGCCTACCTGGGTCCGTCGGTGAGCGTCGGAGACGACTCGCTCATCTGGACCAACGCCGTCATTCGCGACGGCTGCCGGCTGGGCGATCGGGTGATCATCCACCCCGGTGCGGTCATCGGAGCGGACGGATTCGGCTTCGCCAGGCGTGACGGCAAGTTCCACAAGATTCGTCACGTGGGAATCGTCGTCATCGAGGACGACGTGGAGATCGGTGCCAATGCCACCATCGACCGGGCGACCCTGGGGCAGACCCGCATCGAGCGCGGTGTCAAGATCGACAACCTCGTCCACATCGCACACAACGTCCACATCGGTGAGGATTCGGCGATGGCGGCGCAGGTGGGCATTTCCGGAAGCACCGTCGTCGGCAAGCGAGTTCTCATGGGAGGTCAGAGCGGCCTCGTGGACCATCTGACGATCGGCGAAGACGCGGTTCTCATCGCTCAATCCGGAGTCATCGGCGACGTTCCCGCGGGCGCCACCGTGTCGGGCTATCCCGCCCGACACCACCGCGAGGTTCTCAAGTCGACGGCGGAGCTTCGCGGACTCGAGAAGCTGCGCAAGCGGGTGCGTGAGCTCGAGAAGGAGATCCTCGCGTTGAGGCAGGGCCGGTGA